In one Rutidosis leptorrhynchoides isolate AG116_Rl617_1_P2 chromosome 8, CSIRO_AGI_Rlap_v1, whole genome shotgun sequence genomic region, the following are encoded:
- the LOC139864865 gene encoding agamous-like MADS-box protein AGL61 has product MAKKPSLGRQKIKIAKIQIKNHLQVTFSKRRSGLFKKASELCTLCGVEIAIVVFSPAGKVFSFGHPKVESIVDRFLARNPNLNTTSLHLVEAHRIASIPELNMQLTHVLNELETEKKKSETLDEMRKASQSQFWWEAPIEELSLHELEQLKDSMEELKKTVAAQANKLFAENSNAISLFGTNNNIIRGDVDHYEMKPATIISASSGFTHTHSYGYGPGLF; this is encoded by the coding sequence atGGCAAAGAAACCAAGTTTGGGTCGCCAAAAGATCAAAATCGCGAAAATCCAAATAAAAAATCATCTTCAAGTGACGTTCTCCAAACGACGATCAGGGCTATTCAAGAAAGCTAGCGAGCTTTGCACATTATGCGGTGTTGAAATCGCTATCGTTGTATTCTCTCCTGCTGGTAAAGTTTTCTCATTTGGTCATCCTAAAGTAGAGTCAATTGTTGATAGGTTTTTAGCACGAAATCCTAATCTTAACACAACAAGTTTACATCTCGTCGAGGCACATAGAATAGCTAGTATTCCAGAATTAAACATGCAGTTAACGCACGTTCTTAACGAGTTAGAAACCGAGAAGAAAAAAAGTGAGACGTTGGACGAAATGAGAAAGGCGAGTCAGAGTCAGTTTTGGTGGGAAGCACCAAttgaagagttgagtttgcatGAACTTGAACAATTAAAGGACTCAATGGAGGAACTAAAGAAGACTGTTGCTGCACAAGCTAATAAACTTTTTGCTGAAAATTCGAACGCTATATCGCTATTtggtactaataacaatattattagagGTGATGTTGATCACTATGAGATGAAGCCTGCTACAATTATATCAGCATCTTCTGGTTTTACTCATACCCATAGCTATGGGTATGGCCCTGGTTTGTTTTGA
- the LOC139861466 gene encoding agamous-like MADS-box protein AGL61, producing the protein MAKKPSLGRQKIKIAKIQTKNHLQVTFSKRRSGLFKKASELCTLCGVEIAIVVFSPAGKVFSFGHPKVESIVDRFLTRNPNLNTTSLHLVEAHRIASIPELNMQLTHVLNELETEKKKSETLGEMRKASQSQFWWEAPIEELSLHELEQLKDSMEELKKTVAAQANKLFTENSNAILLFGTNNNIIRGDVS; encoded by the coding sequence ATGGCAAAGAAACCAAGTTTGGGTCGCCAAAAGATCAAAATCGCGAAAATCCAAACAAAAAATCATCTTCAAGTGACGTTCTCCAAAAGAAGATCAGGGCTATTCAAGAAAGCTAGTGAGCTTTGCACATTATGCGGCGTTGAAATCGCTATTGTTGTATTCTCACCTGCTGGTAAAGTTTTCTCATTTGGTCATCCTAAAGTCGAGTCAATTGTTGATAGGTTTTTAACAAGAAATCCTAATCTTAACACGACAAGTTTACATCTCGTCGAGGCACATAGAATAGCTAGTATTCCAGAATTAAACATGCAGTTAACGCACGTTCTTAACGAGTTAGAAACCGAGAAGAAAAAAAGTGAGACGTTAGGCGAAATGAGAAAGGCGAGTCAGAGTCAGTTTTGGTGGGAAGCACCAAttgaagagttgagtttgcatGAACTTGAACAATTAAAGGACTCAATGGAGGAACTAAAGAAGACTGTTGCTGCACAAGCTAATAAACTTTTTACTGAAAATTCGAACGCTATATTGCTATTtggtactaataacaatattattagagGTGATGTAAGTTGA